From one Brachypodium distachyon strain Bd21 chromosome 4, Brachypodium_distachyon_v3.0, whole genome shotgun sequence genomic stretch:
- the LOC104584813 gene encoding protein transport protein Sec61 subunit beta: MARSSSQSQSSVGGAGAGASRPATVGPRGTPAAAAGMRRRPGRASASGGGGSGGFSGGGSNMLRFYTDEAPGLRLSPTMVLVMSVCFIGFVTALHVFGKLYRSRAAAASA, translated from the coding sequence ATGGCTCGCTCCTCCTCACAGTCGCAGTCCTCGGTCggcggagccggcgccggcgcgtccCGCCCGGCCACCGTGGGACCCCGCGGCACGCCCGCCGCAGCGGCCGgcatgcgccgccgcccgggccGCGCATCCGCgtccggcggtggcgggagCGGGGGCTTCTCCGGTGGCGGGAGCAACATGCTGCGGTTCTACACCGACGAGGCCCCGGGGCTGCGCCTGTCCCCGACCATGGTGCTCGTCATGTCCGTCTGCTTCATCGGCTTCGTCACCGCGCTGCACGTCTTCGGCAAGCTCTAccgctcccgcgccgccgccgcctccgcctga